A stretch of the Comamonas testosteroni TK102 genome encodes the following:
- a CDS encoding Bug family tripartite tricarboxylate transporter substrate binding protein, whose translation MTVQRQRLHFLLATVAAATGLASAPAMAQGSYPSKTVLMIVPAAAGGTTDLAGRMAAQALAPVIGQSVVVDNKGGGNGAIAANLVKRADADGYTLLMQYSGYHVISPHLTKARSWEQGDFAPVANVLSAPQIIVVRSELPVKTLAELVSYTKANPGKLNYASSGNGSLQHVTGAMLEQQAGVKMVHVPYKGTGPALQDLLGGQVDLTFGTAPPFMPHVQSGKLRVLAVTGKQRLPSLPNVPTTAEAGYPGVNATSWFAVFAPKATPQPVIDRLAADIKKVVEDPAFRKKAEEQGATADYMNPQQLAAMVKTEYGNWAQVVKSSRIEAE comes from the coding sequence ATGACTGTTCAACGTCAACGCCTTCATTTCCTGCTCGCGACGGTTGCTGCCGCGACCGGCCTTGCCAGCGCCCCGGCCATGGCCCAGGGCAGCTATCCCAGCAAAACCGTGCTGATGATCGTGCCCGCAGCCGCGGGTGGCACCACCGATCTGGCCGGCCGCATGGCCGCACAGGCGCTGGCGCCGGTGATCGGGCAATCGGTGGTGGTGGACAACAAGGGCGGCGGCAACGGCGCCATCGCCGCCAATCTGGTCAAGCGTGCGGATGCCGACGGCTACACGCTGCTGATGCAGTACTCCGGCTACCACGTCATCTCCCCGCATCTGACCAAGGCCAGAAGCTGGGAGCAAGGCGACTTTGCCCCCGTGGCCAATGTGCTGTCGGCGCCGCAGATCATCGTGGTGCGCTCCGAGCTGCCGGTGAAGACGCTGGCCGAGCTGGTGAGCTACACCAAGGCCAACCCCGGCAAGCTCAACTATGCCTCGTCGGGCAACGGCTCGCTGCAGCATGTGACGGGTGCCATGCTGGAGCAGCAGGCCGGCGTGAAGATGGTGCACGTGCCCTACAAGGGCACCGGCCCGGCGCTGCAGGACCTGCTGGGCGGCCAGGTGGACCTGACCTTCGGCACCGCGCCTCCCTTCATGCCCCATGTGCAAAGCGGCAAGCTGCGCGTGCTGGCCGTGACGGGCAAGCAGCGCCTGCCCAGCCTGCCCAATGTGCCCACCACGGCGGAAGCCGGCTACCCGGGCGTGAACGCCACGTCCTGGTTTGCCGTGTTTGCGCCCAAGGCCACGCCGCAGCCCGTGATCGACAGGCTGGCTGCCGACATCAAGAAGGTGGTGGAGGACCCCGCCTTCAGGAAAAAGGCCGAAGAGCAGGGCGCCACGGCAGACTATATGAACCCGCAGCAACTGGCGGCCATGGTCAAGACCGAATATGGCAACTGGGCGCAGGTGGTGAAGTCGTCCAGGATCGAAGCCGAGTAA
- the uvrC gene encoding excinuclease ABC subunit UvrC translates to MSSTHSAELLAQVAALPPLPGVYRYFDAAGVLLYVGKAINLKRRVSSYFQKEHGGTRIGHMVSKIVRLETTVVRSEAEALLLENNLIKTLYPKYNILFRDDKSYPYLKITGVAHRDGKEGEPAFQEFPRIAYYRGAVDKKHRYFGPYPSAWAVKESIQLLQKVFRLRTCEDTVFANRSRPCLLYQIKRCTGPCVDLISPEAYALDVRNAEAMLRGETSELLQQLEARMMAHSDKLEFEQAAEVRNQLTALSRVLHQQAIETTDDKDVDILAVRVQGGRACVNLAMVRGGRHLGDRPYFPANLGDAASVYSSEEEVDAAAEARPVEELVLEAFIAQHYVGVAVPPTLIVSHPVEKRLLELLTEQTGVRITVVQQPREQRRIWLEMAQKNADIQLARLLAEEGSQQARTRALAEALDLPVENLDELTIECFDISHTSGESTKASCVVFHHHKMQSSDYRRFNIEGITGGDDYAAMRQVLTRRYKPVAEAQREAGGAELTGKQPHLPDLVLVDGGKGQVSMAREVFTELGLDLSRIVGVEKGEGRKVGLEELVFADGRDKVYLGHDSAALMLVAQIRDEAHRFAITGMRAARAKVRTGSSSLEDIAGVGPKKRARLLQRFGGVRGVADASVDDLMTVEGISATLAEEIYKALH, encoded by the coding sequence ATGTCTTCCACGCATTCCGCCGAACTGCTGGCCCAGGTGGCCGCGCTGCCGCCATTGCCCGGCGTCTATCGCTATTTCGATGCTGCCGGTGTCCTGCTCTACGTGGGCAAGGCCATCAACCTCAAGCGTCGCGTTTCCAGCTACTTCCAGAAGGAGCATGGCGGCACGCGCATAGGCCATATGGTCAGCAAGATCGTGCGGCTGGAGACCACGGTGGTGCGCTCGGAAGCCGAGGCGCTGCTGCTGGAAAACAACCTCATCAAGACGCTGTACCCCAAGTACAACATCCTGTTCAGGGACGACAAAAGCTACCCCTATCTCAAGATCACCGGCGTGGCCCACCGTGACGGCAAGGAGGGCGAGCCTGCGTTTCAGGAGTTTCCGCGCATTGCCTACTACCGCGGCGCCGTGGACAAGAAGCACCGCTATTTCGGCCCCTATCCCAGTGCCTGGGCGGTCAAGGAAAGCATTCAGCTGCTGCAGAAAGTCTTTAGGCTGCGCACCTGCGAGGACACGGTGTTTGCCAACCGCAGCCGCCCCTGTCTGCTCTATCAGATCAAGCGCTGCACCGGCCCCTGCGTGGATCTGATATCGCCCGAGGCCTATGCGCTGGATGTGCGCAATGCCGAGGCCATGCTGCGCGGCGAAACCAGCGAACTGCTGCAGCAGCTCGAAGCGCGCATGATGGCGCACTCCGACAAGCTGGAGTTCGAGCAGGCGGCCGAGGTGCGCAACCAGCTCACGGCCCTGTCGCGCGTGCTGCACCAGCAGGCGATCGAAACCACGGACGACAAGGATGTGGACATCCTGGCCGTGCGCGTGCAGGGCGGCCGCGCCTGCGTCAACCTGGCCATGGTGCGCGGCGGCCGCCACCTGGGCGACAGACCTTACTTTCCGGCGAATCTGGGCGATGCCGCATCGGTCTACTCCAGCGAGGAAGAGGTGGATGCCGCAGCCGAGGCGCGACCCGTGGAGGAGCTGGTGCTGGAGGCCTTTATCGCCCAGCACTATGTCGGCGTGGCCGTGCCGCCCACGCTCATCGTCAGCCATCCCGTGGAGAAGCGGCTGTTGGAGCTGCTGACCGAGCAGACCGGCGTGCGCATCACCGTGGTCCAGCAGCCGCGCGAGCAGCGCCGCATCTGGCTGGAGATGGCGCAGAAGAATGCGGACATCCAGCTGGCCCGGCTGCTGGCCGAAGAGGGCTCGCAACAGGCGCGCACGCGTGCCCTGGCCGAGGCGCTGGATCTGCCGGTCGAAAATCTCGACGAGCTGACCATCGAATGCTTCGATATCTCGCACACCAGCGGCGAAAGCACCAAGGCCTCTTGCGTGGTGTTCCATCACCACAAGATGCAGAGCAGCGATTACCGCCGTTTCAATATCGAAGGCATCACCGGCGGCGACGACTATGCGGCCATGCGCCAGGTGCTCACGCGCCGCTACAAGCCCGTGGCCGAGGCGCAGCGCGAGGCAGGCGGCGCCGAGCTGACCGGCAAGCAGCCGCATCTGCCCGATCTGGTGCTGGTTGACGGCGGCAAGGGCCAGGTCAGCATGGCGCGCGAGGTCTTCACGGAACTGGGTCTCGACCTGTCGCGCATCGTGGGCGTTGAAAAAGGCGAGGGCCGCAAGGTCGGCCTGGAAGAGCTGGTGTTTGCCGACGGGCGCGACAAGGTCTATCTGGGCCATGATTCGGCGGCCCTGATGCTGGTGGCGCAGATCCGCGACGAGGCGCACCGCTTCGCCATCACCGGCATGCGCGCGGCCCGCGCCAAGGTGCGCACGGGCAGCAGCAGCCTCGAAGATATTGCGGGAGTGGGGCCCAAGAAGCGGGCGCGATTGCTGCAGCGCTTTGGCGGCGTGCGCGGCGTGGCCGATGCCAGCGTGGACGATCTGATGACCGTGGAAGGCATTTCCGCAACGCTGGCCGAAGAAATCTACAAGGCGCTGCATTGA
- the pgsA gene encoding CDP-diacylglycerol--glycerol-3-phosphate 3-phosphatidyltransferase, with the protein MFFTIPTVLTLTRIVAIPLIVGVFYAPLDQATRNLIATVMFVVFAATDWFDGYLARKLNQTSAFGAFLDPVADKFLVCASLLVLVHLQRADVFVALIIIGREIAISALREWMAQIGASKSVAVHMIGKAKTMAQMVAIPFLLYDGVAFGVIDTGVWGQWLIWIAAVLTVWSMVYYLQKALPEIRARL; encoded by the coding sequence ATGTTCTTCACCATCCCTACTGTGCTGACCCTTACGCGGATCGTGGCGATTCCGCTCATCGTGGGGGTGTTTTACGCGCCGCTGGATCAGGCGACCCGCAACCTCATCGCCACGGTGATGTTCGTCGTGTTTGCCGCCACCGACTGGTTTGACGGCTATCTGGCCCGCAAGCTCAACCAGACGTCGGCATTCGGGGCTTTTCTAGATCCTGTGGCCGACAAATTCCTGGTCTGTGCCTCGCTGCTGGTGCTGGTTCATCTGCAACGCGCCGACGTGTTTGTGGCGTTGATCATCATCGGGCGCGAGATTGCCATCTCGGCACTGCGTGAATGGATGGCTCAGATCGGCGCCAGCAAGAGCGTGGCCGTGCACATGATCGGCAAGGCCAAGACCATGGCCCAGATGGTGGCCATCCCCTTTTTGCTCTATGACGGAGTGGCGTTCGGAGTGATCGATACCGGTGTCTGGGGACAGTGGCTGATCTGGATTGCCGCAGTGCTGACCGTCTGGTCCATGGTCTACTACCTGCAAAAGGCATTGCCCGAAATTCGTGCCAGGCTCTGA
- a CDS encoding HU family DNA-binding protein: MNKTELIEHIANNADISKAAAARALDSTIDAVKKTLKKGGTVSLVGFGTFAVGKRAARTGRNPRTGDSIKIKAAKVPKFRPGKALKDALN; encoded by the coding sequence GTGAATAAAACCGAACTGATTGAGCACATCGCTAACAACGCCGATATTTCCAAGGCCGCAGCTGCGCGTGCACTGGACTCCACGATCGACGCAGTGAAGAAAACACTGAAAAAAGGTGGTACAGTATCGCTTGTTGGTTTTGGCACATTTGCTGTTGGCAAGCGTGCAGCTCGCACCGGTCGTAATCCCCGTACCGGCGATTCCATCAAGATCAAAGCGGCCAAGGTGCCTAAATTCCGTCCGGGCAAAGCATTGAAAGATGCTCTGAACTGA
- a CDS encoding IS3 family transposase: MEENPSFGYRTVAHLLGFNKNTVQRIFQLKGWQVRKRPVGFRPRIQSLPSVAKAPNERWATDMCRVWAGRDGWTTMALVIDCHSRELLGWYLSRSGKSKTAESALEQALIARFGTLGRVSEPFLLRSDNGLVFTSRSFTSLVRSYGLRQEFITPHSPEQNGLVERVIRTLKEQCVHRHRFESLQHASRLIGDWIHFYKHRRPHQALNMRTPAEAFALAA, encoded by the coding sequence ATCGAGGAGAACCCGTCCTTCGGGTACCGAACCGTGGCGCACCTGCTGGGGTTCAACAAGAACACGGTGCAGCGCATCTTCCAGCTCAAGGGCTGGCAGGTGCGCAAGCGCCCGGTGGGCTTCAGGCCGCGGATCCAGTCGCTGCCCTCGGTGGCCAAGGCGCCCAACGAGCGCTGGGCCACGGATATGTGCCGGGTCTGGGCCGGGCGTGATGGCTGGACGACGATGGCCTTGGTGATCGACTGCCACAGCCGCGAACTGCTGGGCTGGTACCTGTCGCGCAGTGGGAAATCGAAGACGGCGGAGTCAGCACTGGAGCAGGCCCTGATCGCGCGCTTCGGCACGCTGGGCCGAGTATCTGAGCCGTTCCTGCTGCGTTCAGACAATGGCCTGGTCTTCACCAGCCGCAGCTTCACCTCGCTGGTCAGAAGCTATGGGCTGCGCCAGGAGTTCATCACGCCACACAGCCCCGAGCAGAACGGCTTGGTCGAGAGGGTGATCCGTACGCTCAAGGAGCAATGCGTGCATCGGCATCGCTTCGAATCGCTGCAGCATGCCAGTCGCCTGATCGGGGACTGGATCCACTTCTACAAGCACCGACGCCCGCATCAGGCGTTGAACATGAGAACACCCGCTGAGGCATTCGCATTAGCGGCCTGA
- a CDS encoding universal stress protein, protein MSDGKLTNLAPSPSLQRRDSFGRLRLIAWNSELSAKKASGARWLAAVDGSECSLRAVGAIARLIGIGQGDAVDLVNVQPWMSKEAAETELGRNAWAATAQARSLISVAEIPCSTYAVMGEDAASIVNLAGELGSLAICIGSHGLTAAESVLLGSVTCKVLHLTKAPVLIVR, encoded by the coding sequence ATGAGCGATGGAAAATTGACAAATCTGGCTCCTTCGCCTTCTCTTCAGCGGCGCGATAGCTTTGGCAGGCTCAGATTAATTGCTTGGAACTCAGAGTTAAGTGCAAAGAAAGCTAGCGGCGCGCGCTGGCTGGCTGCAGTTGATGGTTCGGAATGCTCATTGCGAGCAGTTGGCGCGATTGCACGCTTGATAGGAATAGGCCAAGGGGATGCAGTCGACCTGGTTAATGTCCAGCCTTGGATGAGCAAAGAAGCTGCAGAGACAGAGCTAGGACGAAATGCTTGGGCTGCAACAGCCCAAGCACGCAGCTTGATCAGCGTAGCTGAAATCCCCTGCAGCACCTATGCCGTGATGGGCGAGGATGCGGCCTCTATCGTGAACCTGGCCGGGGAGCTTGGCAGCCTCGCTATTTGCATCGGCTCACACGGACTGACTGCTGCCGAGTCTGTTCTATTGGGTTCCGTCACCTGCAAAGTTCTTCATTTGACAAAAGCTCCAGTGCTTATCGTGCGCTGA
- a CDS encoding TerC family protein → MNNIETLATGPMWIGFVAFVMLMLALDLFVLGGNKAHRVSVREAAGWTVAWMTLATSFGALLWWYLDTTAGREVANHKALEFFTGYLIEQALSVDNMFVFVMIFTYFAVPPELQRRVLLYGVLGAIVMRAAMILGGIWLVSEFAWVLYVFGLLLVVTGCKMLIMADQKPDLEKNPLLRWLRGHMRIAPGFHGQSFFVRIDGLLYATPMFLVLLMIEASDLVFAVDSIPAIFAVTTDPFIVFTSNIFAILGLRALYFLLADMAERFYLLKYGLALVLIYIGAKMVAMPWFHMPVHWSLLIVGSIVLISVLLSVKLSSRKPSRRAL, encoded by the coding sequence ATGAACAACATCGAAACGCTTGCCACAGGACCCATGTGGATAGGCTTCGTCGCCTTTGTAATGCTAATGCTGGCCTTGGACCTGTTTGTGCTTGGCGGCAACAAGGCTCACCGCGTTTCGGTCAGGGAGGCTGCTGGCTGGACAGTGGCATGGATGACTCTGGCCACGTCATTTGGTGCTTTGCTGTGGTGGTATCTGGACACCACAGCCGGTCGCGAAGTTGCCAACCACAAGGCCCTGGAGTTTTTCACCGGCTATCTCATCGAGCAAGCGCTTTCAGTGGACAACATGTTTGTGTTCGTGATGATCTTCACGTACTTCGCGGTTCCACCGGAACTACAGCGTCGTGTACTGCTATATGGAGTCCTTGGTGCCATAGTGATGCGCGCGGCAATGATTCTTGGGGGGATCTGGCTGGTTTCCGAGTTTGCCTGGGTGCTCTATGTATTTGGGCTGCTCTTGGTTGTGACAGGCTGCAAGATGCTAATCATGGCTGACCAAAAGCCCGACTTAGAAAAAAATCCACTGCTACGCTGGTTACGCGGCCACATGCGTATCGCACCTGGGTTTCATGGGCAATCCTTTTTTGTGCGGATCGATGGATTGCTCTATGCAACACCGATGTTTCTTGTGCTGTTGATGATCGAGGCCAGTGATCTGGTCTTCGCTGTCGATAGCATCCCGGCCATCTTCGCAGTAACCACTGACCCCTTCATCGTCTTTACATCCAACATTTTTGCGATATTGGGCTTGAGGGCGCTGTACTTTTTGCTGGCCGATATGGCGGAACGTTTCTATCTGCTTAAGTACGGCCTTGCTCTGGTGTTGATCTACATTGGAGCAAAGATGGTTGCGATGCCCTGGTTTCATATGCCGGTGCATTGGTCGCTGCTCATTGTTGGCTCCATTGTTCTGATTTCCGTGTTGCTTAGCGTGAAGCTCTCGTCACGCAAGCCATCCAGGAGAGCTTTATGA
- a CDS encoding universal stress protein — protein sequence MLKVLVPSDGSSNSLYAIRHVIDEFNKGQGLEIHLLNVQPPFSKLITDYSSKSARMEFHQEQADAALIETRRMLDAAGIPYTVHSEVGNKVDCIVDAARRLHCDLIVMSTARKSSLVRLIENSVTNQVLEKASVPVEVIPGEAASKLERIGIPAGVGAGAGIVALWMASN from the coding sequence ATGCTGAAAGTACTTGTCCCATCAGACGGTTCATCCAATTCTCTGTATGCCATACGTCACGTTATCGATGAATTCAATAAAGGCCAAGGGCTTGAAATTCATCTTTTGAACGTACAGCCGCCGTTCTCGAAACTCATCACCGACTACTCAAGCAAGAGCGCTCGAATGGAGTTCCACCAAGAACAGGCTGACGCTGCGCTCATTGAAACGCGCCGGATGCTGGATGCCGCGGGAATCCCGTACACCGTTCACTCAGAAGTTGGCAACAAAGTGGACTGTATTGTGGACGCTGCACGTAGGCTCCACTGCGACCTAATTGTGATGAGCACGGCGCGCAAGAGCTCACTGGTACGGCTGATTGAGAACTCTGTAACCAATCAGGTGCTAGAGAAAGCAAGTGTCCCCGTAGAGGTTATTCCTGGGGAGGCTGCGTCGAAGCTCGAGCGCATTGGCATTCCCGCCGGAGTCGGCGCCGGCGCAGGCATCGTTGCTTTGTGGATGGCCTCGAACTGA
- a CDS encoding LysR family transcriptional regulator, translating to MNPGFSYRHLYYFWVVAKEGGMARAAERLGMAVQTVSTQVRELERSLGYVLLKPSGRGVVLTDAGLAAMRQAEQIFQLGEQLPAVVRDAVGAPTVRLIVGISDELPKLAVQSLMQSVMQERNLRLLCMVDEFEDLLGDLALHRLDVVLADRAAPLNPNLKVYSHSLGSSPLAWYAPSSLYVAAKHNFPHSLSKVPVLLPTTHAAVRPRLDQWFERNSIRPHLVGEFEDSALLKTFGAAGMGVFPMASLVHEELTSRYAVKRLGACEGVEEHFFAIAASRKVLHPLVQQLFPSQE from the coding sequence ATGAACCCAGGCTTCAGTTACCGGCACCTTTACTATTTTTGGGTTGTCGCCAAAGAAGGTGGCATGGCTCGCGCTGCAGAACGTTTGGGCATGGCCGTGCAAACTGTGAGCACGCAAGTTCGTGAGTTGGAGCGGTCTCTGGGGTATGTTCTGCTCAAACCCTCAGGTCGAGGAGTGGTGCTGACGGATGCGGGACTTGCCGCCATGCGGCAGGCAGAGCAAATATTTCAACTCGGAGAGCAGCTTCCTGCGGTAGTGCGCGATGCAGTAGGCGCGCCTACGGTGCGTCTGATTGTCGGAATCTCCGACGAATTGCCCAAGCTGGCGGTTCAGAGCTTGATGCAGTCAGTGATGCAGGAGAGGAACCTCCGGCTACTGTGTATGGTCGACGAGTTTGAGGACTTGTTGGGTGACCTTGCGTTGCATCGATTAGATGTTGTTCTTGCAGACCGAGCCGCGCCGCTCAACCCGAACTTGAAAGTCTATAGTCACTCCCTGGGTTCATCTCCGTTGGCCTGGTATGCGCCATCATCGCTGTATGTAGCGGCTAAGCACAATTTTCCTCATTCTCTATCCAAGGTGCCCGTGCTACTGCCAACCACGCATGCTGCCGTGCGTCCAAGGCTCGATCAGTGGTTTGAGCGCAACTCCATCAGACCACACCTCGTCGGAGAATTTGAAGACAGTGCCTTGCTCAAGACATTTGGCGCTGCCGGTATGGGTGTATTTCCCATGGCCAGCCTTGTTCACGAGGAGTTGACCAGCCGATATGCAGTGAAACGTCTCGGTGCCTGCGAGGGTGTTGAAGAACATTTTTTTGCGATTGCAGCAAGTCGCAAAGTGTTGCATCCGCTGGTGCAGCAGTTGTTCCCATCACAAGAATAG
- a CDS encoding PBSX family phage terminase large subunit yields MKLAPVPSTAQGMPEVPVLAIPEKLAGIWDSRRYKVMHGGRGGGKSWTVAAVLLVMAASRPLRVLCTREIQKSIKQSVHQLLKDVIARLNLHAFFEVLETEVRGIHGSLFLFSGLQSHTVDSIKSFEGCDIVWVEEAHGVSKKSWDTLIPTIRKEGSEIWLTLNPDMETDETYQRFIAAPSADTWVVEINWRDNPWFPRVLDEERRKAKRTMLADDYAHIWEGKARRVAAGAIYRHEMESVYLDNRARDVPYDPTLPVHTVWDLGWNDAMSIALVQRGPQDVRIIGHIEDSHRTLDWYVAKLEKLPYRWGTDYLPHDGKTRNFQTGKSTEQLLRELGRRSVMVQPRATDVEEGIKQVRMLMPRCYFDATKTARLLECLKRYQRRIHAVTHEPMAGAIAVRSIIDDGLETTQRRLWAEHHALRRSETCPPMLSRA; encoded by the coding sequence ATGAAGCTCGCTCCTGTCCCCTCTACCGCGCAGGGCATGCCCGAGGTGCCGGTGCTGGCCATCCCTGAGAAGCTGGCCGGCATCTGGGATTCCAGGCGCTACAAGGTCATGCACGGCGGGCGCGGCGGCGGTAAGTCGTGGACCGTGGCGGCCGTACTGCTGGTGATGGCTGCCAGCCGGCCCCTGCGTGTGCTCTGCACCCGGGAGATTCAGAAGTCCATCAAGCAGTCGGTGCACCAGTTGCTCAAGGATGTGATCGCGCGGCTGAACCTGCACGCCTTCTTCGAGGTGCTGGAAACCGAGGTGCGCGGCATCCATGGCTCGCTGTTTCTGTTTTCGGGCCTGCAGAGCCACACCGTGGACTCCATCAAGTCCTTCGAGGGCTGCGACATCGTGTGGGTGGAAGAAGCCCATGGCGTAAGCAAGAAGTCCTGGGACACTCTGATCCCGACGATTCGGAAGGAAGGCAGCGAGATATGGCTGACCCTGAATCCGGACATGGAGACGGATGAAACCTACCAGCGCTTCATCGCCGCGCCCAGCGCCGATACCTGGGTGGTCGAGATCAACTGGCGCGACAACCCCTGGTTTCCGCGCGTGCTGGATGAGGAGCGGCGCAAGGCCAAGCGCACCATGCTGGCCGACGACTACGCCCATATCTGGGAAGGCAAGGCGCGGCGTGTGGCCGCTGGCGCGATCTACCGCCATGAGATGGAGTCGGTCTATCTGGACAACCGGGCGCGCGACGTTCCCTATGACCCGACGCTGCCTGTGCACACGGTCTGGGATCTGGGGTGGAACGATGCCATGAGCATCGCCCTGGTGCAGCGCGGCCCCCAGGATGTGCGAATCATCGGCCACATCGAGGACAGCCACCGCACGCTGGATTGGTACGTGGCCAAGCTGGAGAAGCTGCCTTATCGCTGGGGAACGGACTATCTGCCGCATGACGGCAAGACCAGGAATTTCCAGACCGGCAAGAGCACGGAGCAGCTGCTGCGAGAGCTGGGCCGGCGCTCGGTCATGGTGCAGCCGCGCGCCACGGATGTGGAAGAGGGCATCAAGCAAGTCCGCATGCTGATGCCGCGCTGCTACTTCGATGCGACCAAGACCGCGCGACTGCTGGAGTGCCTGAAGCGCTACCAGCGGCGCATTCATGCCGTCACCCATGAGCCCATGGCTGGAGCTATAGCGGTTCGCTCGATCATTGATGATGGGCTTGAAACGACCCAAAGAAGACTCTGGGCAGAACATCACGCGCTTCGCCGGAGCGAAACTTGTCCGCCGATGCTCTCAAGGGCGTGA
- a CDS encoding MerR family transcriptional regulator produces the protein MLLSEFAKETGLSPETVRFYVGKGLLKPRRGVLGGSNPYQVFSADDVTAVRMIQLQKSLGYSLSEIAALNREYRQGAKSAVRTAQVLRDQIGKLQSQRTELDAALTFLTEKLAWVEAGKPGAAPQFAC, from the coding sequence ATGCTGTTGTCGGAATTCGCGAAAGAGACGGGGCTGTCGCCCGAAACGGTCCGCTTCTACGTGGGCAAGGGCCTGCTGAAGCCCCGGCGCGGCGTGCTCGGCGGCAGCAATCCCTACCAGGTGTTCTCGGCCGACGATGTGACGGCGGTCCGGATGATCCAGCTCCAGAAGTCGCTGGGCTATTCGCTGAGCGAGATCGCCGCGCTCAACCGCGAATATCGGCAGGGGGCGAAGTCAGCGGTGCGTACAGCTCAGGTGCTGCGAGACCAGATCGGCAAGTTGCAGTCGCAGCGCACGGAACTCGATGCAGCCCTGACCTTCCTGACCGAGAAGCTGGCATGGGTCGAGGCCGGCAAGCCCGGCGCCGCACCACAGTTTGCGTGTTGA
- a CDS encoding aldo/keto reductase: protein MPSPLSPLPRVPLGVDGPLVGIQGLGCMGMSEFYGATDTSEASATLEQALALGVTLFDTADMYGLGANESFLAPFVKANRRRVVIATKFGYTRSVEQPDDWSLSNRPEYIRQAVDQSLLRLGIETIDLYYMHRRTPDVPLEDSIGAMEELVKAGKVRALGLCEASADELRAAHAIHPIAALQSEWSVFSRQIEQEIVPLASSLGVTIVPYAPLSRGLLTGAAFGQRLGADDFRRNFPRFQPENQAANAQLVATLDELAQARGISTAQLALAWLQTRARQLDVTAVPIPGTRRRTRLLENVEAATMALDDQEMAAIEPLAVAVQGISL from the coding sequence ATGCCATCTCCTCTCTCACCACTGCCGCGTGTTCCTCTGGGTGTGGACGGTCCCCTGGTGGGCATCCAGGGCCTCGGATGCATGGGCATGAGCGAGTTCTACGGTGCCACGGACACGTCAGAAGCAAGCGCGACCCTGGAGCAGGCCCTGGCCTTGGGGGTCACGCTGTTCGATACCGCGGACATGTACGGTCTGGGCGCCAATGAATCGTTCCTCGCGCCTTTCGTGAAGGCGAATCGGCGGCGCGTGGTGATCGCCACCAAGTTCGGCTACACACGCTCCGTGGAGCAACCCGATGACTGGAGTCTGAGCAATCGCCCCGAGTACATCCGGCAGGCTGTCGACCAATCACTTCTGCGCCTCGGAATCGAGACGATCGACCTCTACTACATGCACCGCCGCACGCCGGATGTGCCGTTGGAGGACTCGATCGGCGCCATGGAAGAGCTGGTGAAGGCCGGCAAGGTGCGTGCGCTTGGCCTGTGCGAGGCCAGCGCCGATGAGCTGCGCGCTGCGCATGCGATCCACCCCATCGCTGCGCTGCAGTCCGAGTGGTCGGTGTTCAGTCGGCAGATCGAGCAGGAGATCGTGCCCCTGGCATCGTCACTGGGTGTCACGATCGTGCCCTACGCGCCCTTGAGTCGGGGCCTGCTGACGGGGGCCGCTTTCGGTCAGCGGCTGGGTGCCGACGATTTCCGCCGAAACTTCCCGAGGTTCCAACCGGAAAACCAGGCGGCGAATGCACAACTGGTGGCGACGCTGGACGAATTGGCGCAGGCGCGGGGCATCTCCACAGCCCAACTTGCACTCGCCTGGCTCCAAACGCGCGCCAGGCAGTTGGACGTGACCGCCGTGCCTATCCCCGGAACGCGTCGCAGGACACGCCTACTGGAAAACGTGGAGGCGGCCACCATGGCGCTCGACGACCAGGAGATGGCAGCGATCGAACCGCTGGCGGTAGCCGTCCAGGGTATTTCGCTCTGA